In one Drosophila albomicans strain 15112-1751.03 chromosome X, ASM965048v2, whole genome shotgun sequence genomic region, the following are encoded:
- the LOC117570955 gene encoding uncharacterized protein LOC117570955: protein MSGTRSRINIYVPTVNRFPELRVNGGGGFRGHDAVTATAEGLPSLAGAKTQTTTTKEATMMMMAGDEAAAAAALGEELGVVGGSGRSLYVIDSQGRRLEHVRYQGDDYRYALRAAINAMPTNWKE from the coding sequence atgtCTGGAACACGTTCACGCATTAATATCTATGTGCCGACGGTTAATCGCTTTCCGGAATTGCGTGTGAACGGAGGCGGAGGATTTCGGGGACATGATGCAGTAACTGCAACAGCTGAAGGACTGCCATCATTGGCTGGTGCAAAGACgcagacgacaacaacgaaggaagcaacgatgatgatgatggctgGCGATGAGgcggcagccgctgctgctttggGGGAGGAGCTCGGTGTGGTGGGGGGCAGCGGACGTTCGCTGTATGTTATCGATAGCCAGGGACGCCGATTGGAGCATGTGCGTTACCAGGGCGACGATTATCGTTATGCTTTACGCGCTGCCATCAATGCCATGCCCACAAATTGGAAGGAGTAA